A window from Malassezia japonica chromosome 1, complete sequence encodes these proteins:
- a CDS encoding ribonuclease III (MEROPS:MER0031610; COG:S; EggNog:ENOG503NY7B), which yields MLARARPCVAPRTFATSAVSRSTVELSYEVQEPPSTDRPVAQHTKGLVVCHGLYGSKQNWRTIAKAMAKDYGVPVYSLDLRNHGASAHTDSMTYAEMAADVKRFFDEQSLSDIALIGHSLGGKVVMSMALDPELRKDALSHLVSVDMSPAQGAISSEFMEYARAMLEIDKANVTSRSEADKILEKVEPELSIRQFLLTNLKRTEGAMHFRIPVETMIKSLDEIGRFPYAPGKDGEAPERQWDGPTLFIKGTKSKYINKHNIPLCKAYFPHMELVEMSTGHWCQAEQPKNFMDIVRDFILKA from the exons ATgctggcgcgtgcgcgcccgtgtgtggcgccgcgcacgtttgcgacgagcgccgtgtcgcgcagcaccgtAGAGCTCTCGTACGAGGTCCAGGagccgccgtcgaccgACCGCCCCGTCGCACAGCACACCAAGGGCCTCGTCGTGTGCCATGGTCTCTACGGCTCGAAACAAAACTGGCGCACGATCGCCAAGGCGATGGCCAAGGACTATGGCGTGCCGGTCTACTCGCTG GACCTGCGCAACCAtggcgcatcggcgcaCACCGACTCGATGACGTACGCGGAAATGGCTGCGGATGTCAAGCGCTTCTTTGACGAGCAGTCGCTCTCGGACATTGCGCTCATCGGCcactcgctcggcggcaaggTCGTCATGTCCATGGCACTCGaccccgagctgcgcaaagacGCTCTGTCACACCTCGTCAGCGTCGACATGTCGCCCGCCCAAGGCGCGATCTCGTCCGAGTTTATGGAGTACGCACGGGCGATGCTCGAGATCGACAAGGCGAACgtcacgtcgcgcagcgaggccgACAAGATCCTCGAAAAGGTCGAGCCGGAGCTGTCTATCCGCCAGTTCCTCCTGACGAACCTGAAGCGCACCGAGGGGGCGATGCACTTCCGCATCCCGGTCGAGACGATGATCAAAAGCCTCGACGAGATTGGGCGCTTCCCGTACGCCCCGGGCAaggacggcgaggcgcccgagcgccagtGGGACGGCCCCACGCTCTTTATCAAGGGAACCAAGAGCAA GTACATCAACAAACACAACATTCCTTTGTGCAAGGCGTACTTCCCGCACatggagctcgtcgagatgTCGACCGGGCACTGGTGCCAGGCGGAGCAGCCCAAGAACTTTATGGATATCGTGCGCGACTTTATCCTCAAGGCCTAA
- a CDS encoding glucosamine-phosphate N-acetyltransferase (COG:M; EggNog:ENOG503P4F6), with product MPFTEDAALDLSFDPKLIPAELDQKLAQHDLHIRPLASSDYARGHIQVLASLTSVVDPGEDAWKTRYQELAASNGSASKYFVVVIVSKSSDKLVATGTVFLEPKFLRNLASAAHIEDISVDKSMQGKGVGKVLIQALTTLSENAGAYKTLLDCSDDNVAFYNKCGYEVKGVYMAKYK from the exons ATGCCGTTCACCGAAGACGCTGCGCTGGACCTGTCGTTCGACCCCAAGCTGATCcctgccgagctcgaccagaagctcgcgcagcacgatcTACAC ATCCGTCcgctcgcctcgagcgactaTGCGCGCGGTCACATCCAGGTGTTGGCTTCGCTGACGAGTGTTGTGGACCCCGGTGAGGACGCGTGGAAGACGCGGTACCAAGAGCTGGCGGCCTCGAATGGCTCCGCGAGCAAGTACTTTGTCGTGGTGATCGTGTCCAAGAGCAGCGacaagctcgtcgcgacTGGCACCGTCTTTTTGGAGCCCAAGTTCCTGCGCAAcctcgcgagcgcggcgcacattGAGGACATCTCGGTGGACAAGTCGATGCAAGGCAAAGGCGTCGGCAAGGTTTTGATCCAGGCGCTCACGACGCTCAGCGAGAACGCGGGTGCGTACAAGACTCTGCTCGACTGCAGCGACGACAACGTTGCCTTCTATAACAAGTGCGGCTACGAGGTCAAGGGCGTGTACATGGCCAAGTACAAGTAG
- a CDS encoding uncharacterized protein (BUSCO:EOG09264B74; EggNog:ENOG503Q4ZR; COG:S), which produces MMRFVTMRAFAGAMRQGARMQARPWVRTGAVTAGILGATALAAPLYLDAPPSTERLVQDKATSMALPAEMTAGKSTLRLVGLGVRTVTFIGIHVYVAGIYVEEGALAESMRSLAPPADLEAQFAQWLERGVPCAVRIMPVRSTDFNHLRDGLVRAINVRAKDARKESSPYLLTRDAESVLASNLRDLKALFPKSSVPKGKMLDLIVQRTDNAYTLTLQFDHKPLGTVVSNVPASVAALPFAMPMHLLLAYVGVRPDISAPLRASLADHLHSSLP; this is translated from the coding sequence ATGATGCGCTTTGTGACAATGCGGGCGTTTGCGGGGGCGATGCGCCAGGGAGCGCGGATGCAGGCGCGTCCGTGGGTGCGCACCGGTGCGGTGACTGCTGGTATCCTTGGCGCCACTGCgcttgctgcgccgctgtaccttgacgcgccgccgagcaccgagcgcctggTGCAGGACAAGGCGACGTCCATGGCGCTGCCTGCCGAAATGACCGCAGGGAAGAGCACGCTGCGGCttgtcggcctcggcgtgcgcacagTGACATTCATCGGAATCCACGTTTATGTTGCCGGCATCTATGTCGAAGAAGGCGCGCTGGCAgagtcgatgcgctcgctcgcTCCGCCGGCGGACCTCGAGGCCCAATTTGCGCAGTGGCTCGAGCGTGGCGTGCCGTGTGCGGTGCGCATCATGcccgtgcgctcgaccgaCTTTAACCAtctgcgcgacggcctcgtgcgcgcgaTCAACGTGCGCGCGAAAGACGCGCGTAAGGAAAGCAGCCCCTACCTGctgacgcgcgacgccgagtcTGTGCTCGCGAGCAACCTGCGCGACCTGAAAGCGCTCTTCCCCAAGAGCTCTGTGCCAAAAGGCAAGATGCTTGACTTGATTGTGCAGCGCACTGACAACGCGTACACGCTTACGCTGCAGTTTGACCACAAGCCGCTCGGTACGGTGGTGAGCAATGTGCCTGCGTCGGTGGCGGCACTTCCCTTTGCGATGCCGATGCACCTGCTGCTCGCGTACGTCGGTGTGCGTCCCGACATTagtgcgccgctgcgtgcgtcgctcgcggatCATCTCCACTCTTCTCTGCCGTAG
- the UBP15 gene encoding ubiquitinyl hydrolase 1 (MEROPS:MER0002179; COG:O; EggNog:ENOG503NWAD; BUSCO:EOG092606AJ) encodes MDKDTMGVDEVPEVDAAPAQRVSVMDHKAFVDKYLADLGQEEADFQVCHWPIKSWHALEKRITGPEFECGGHRWRILLFPFGNSNGQPYDMVSVYLDYADSKDTPEGWHACAQFALVISNPNDPTLFSTSQAHHRFTAEEMDWGFTRFNEFRKLAVPLDNRVRPIIEDDQAVVSAFVRVLKDPTGVLWHNFINYDSKKETGYVGMKNQGATCYMNSLLQSLYFINYYRRAVYQIPTENDVPSDSVALALQRAFYLMQTSDHPVGTTELTKSFGWKSLDSFLQHDVQEFNRVLQEKLETKMKGTDADGAISDLFVGKMKSYLRCVNVEYESSRTEDFYDIQLNVKGMPNLEASFWDYIQVEMLEGDNKYQADGYGLQDTKKGVIFEKFPPVLHLQLKRFEYDMEKDTMVKINDRHEFPLSIDLAPFVEKEHQNEPWVYKLHGVLVHSGDLHGGHYFALIKPERDSGWFKFDDDRVTPATEKEVLEDNYGGELLTPGAAKGNLSATAPVRTMKRFTNAYMLVYIRESEIGEILKPFGPEDTPPHLRERLEEERLQMEARRREREEQHLYLTVRIVTEDIFASHQGFDLATFDDRVTKPTELPTFRVLKTEPFVHFKARLAQQYDLPEQAMRLWVLVNRQNKTVRPDTVVPESDPALTMETVRDRMASRQHDLRLFLEVLQPNALATTHLDIAAPGNSIMIFLKYFDTSRQSLLGVTRMYVQRQMKVGDLIPTINELMRWPPTTQVKLFEEIKPGMIEQLKPKATFIQSEIQDGDVICFQIELSEKDASDYELQSLYSNPVQFYDFLQNQVRLLLKPRFKDTPYTDEVELTLSKKMTYDMLAAKVGERLKHDPLKLRFTTANGPNGTPRTVLKRTANQTINEIIQTSYLQGPASLLYYELLDESIIELETKRALKITWMGAYNKEDSTPHPFLLPKTATVHDVADQLAKLVELRPDGTQKIRIFESAALGKQQRELSPTDTVNAIPDGVELFAEEVWPEELATGEDDKLVPVCHFTKDIMRTHGVPFKFVLKKGERFADTAKRLQERMQVPEKDFAKYRFALVQLSQYKQPMYLEDDDVLFDHKFLPDDVVGVDHIDKSGRANRYGQTAAQDRGIRIRN; translated from the coding sequence ATGGACAAAGACACGAtgggcgtcgacgaggtgcccGAGGTCGatgccgcgcccgcgcagcgcgtgaGCGTGATGGACCACAAGGCGTTTGTCGACAAGTACCTCGCGGATTTGGGGCAGGAGGAGGCTGATTTCCAGGTGTGCCACTGGCCGATCAAGTCGtggcacgcgctcgagaagcGCATTACCGGCCCCGAGTTTGAGTGTGGCGGCCACCGCTGGCGCATCCTCCTGTTTCCGTTTGGCAACAGCAATGGACAGCCGTACGATATGGTGTCGGTGTACCTCGACTATGCGGATAGCAAGGACACACCCGAGGGATGgcacgcgtgcgcgcagTTCGCGCTGGTCATCTCGAACCCCAACGACCCGACGCTCTTCTCGACGAGCCAGGCGCACCACCGCTTCACTGCGGAGGAGATGGACTGGGGCTTTACGCGCTTCAACGAGTTCCGCAAGCTCGCGGTGCCGCTCGACAaccgcgtgcgcccgatCATCGAGGACGACCAGGCAGTGGTCTCGGCGTTTGTGCGCGTCTTGAAGGACCCTACCGGCGTTCTCTGGCACAACTTTATCAACTACGACTCCAAGAAGGAGACGGGGTACGTCGGTATGAAGAACCagggcgcgacgtgctACATGAACTCGCTCCTGCAATCGCTCTACTTTATCAACTACtaccgccgcgccgtgtaCCAGATCCCGACGGAGAACGACGTGCCGTCGGacagcgtcgcgctcgcgctgcagcgcgcatTCTACCTGATGCAGACGTCCGACCACCCGGTCGGGACCACGGAGCTGACCAAGTCCTTTGGCTGGaagtcgctcgactcgtTCCTGCAGCACGACGTGCAGGAGTTCAACCGTGTGCTCCAGGAGAAGCTCGAGACAAAGATGAAGGGCACGGATGCCGACGGCGCCATCTCGGACCTGTTTGTGGGCAAGATGAAGAGCTACCTGCGCTGCGTGAACGTCGAGTACgagtcgtcgcgcaccgaggaCTTTTACGACATCCAGCTCAACGTCAAGGGAATGCCGAACCTCGAGGCGTCTTTCTGGGACTACATCCAGgtcgagatgctcgagggCGACAACAAATACCAGGCCGACGGCTACGGCCTGCAGGACACCAAGAAGGGCGTCATCTTCGAAAAGTTCCCTCCCGTCTTGCACCTGCAGCTGAAGCGCTTCGAGTATGACATGGAAAAGGACACCATGGTCAAGATCAACGACCGCCACGAGTTTCCCCTCTCGATCGACCTCGCGCCGTTCGTCGAGAAGGAGCACCAGAACGAGCCGTGGGTATACAAGCTGCACGGCGTCCTGGTCCACTCGGGCGACCTGCACGGCGGCCACTACTTTGCGCTCATCAagcccgagcgcgacaGCGGCTGGTTCAAGTTTGACGACGACCGCGTCACGCCCGCGACCGAAAaagaggtgctcgaggacaactacggcggcgagctgctcacgccgggcgccgccaAGGGCAACCTGTCGGccaccgcgccggtgcgcaccaTGAAGCGCTTCACCAACGCCTACATGCTCGTCTACATCCGCGAGTCGGAAATCGGCGAGATCCTCAAGCCGTTTGGGCCGGAAgacacgccgccgcacctgcgcgagcgccttgaagaggagcgcctgcagatggaggcgcgccgccgcgagcgcgaggagcaaCACCTCTACCTCACCGTGCGCATCGTGACCGAGGACATCTTTGCGTCGCACCAGGGCTTTGACCTCGCGACGTTTGACGACCGCGTCACGAAGCCGACCGAGCTGCCGACGTTCCGTGTGCTCAAGACGGAGCCGTTTGTGCACTtcaaggcgcgcctcgcgcagcagtaCGACCTGCCCGagcaggcgatgcgcctCTGGGTGCTGGTCAACCGCCAGAACAAGACCGTGCGTCCTGACACGGTGGTGCCCGAGAGCGATCCCGCGCTCACCATGGAGACGGTGCGCGACCGCATGGCCTCGCGGCAGCacgacctgcgcctcttcctcgaggtgctgcagccaaacgcgctcgcgacgacgcacctcgacatcgcggcgcccggcaACTCGATCATGATTTTCCTCAAGTACTTTGATACCTCGCGCCAGTCGCTTCTCGGCGTGACGCGTATGTATGTGCAGCGCCAGATGAAAGTCGGCGACCTGATCCCGACGATCAACGAGCTGATGCgctggccgccgacgacgcagGTGAAGCTCTTTGAGGAGATCAAGCCCGGCATGATTGAGCAGCTCAAGCCCAAGGCGACCTTTATCCAGAGCGAGATCCAGGACGGCGATGTGATCTGCTTCCAGATCGAGCTCTCGGAGAAGGACGCGAGCGACTACGAGCTGCAGTCGCTCTACTCGAACCCTGTGCAGTTCTACGACTTTTTGCAGAACCaggtgcgcctgctgctcaAGCCGCGGTTCAAGGACACGCCATACAcggacgaggtcgagctgACGCTCAGCAAAAAGATGACCTACGACATGCTCGCGGccaaggtcggcgagcgcctgaaGCACGATCCGCTGAAGCTGCGCTTCACGACCGCGAACGGCCCcaacggcacgccgcgcacggtgcTCAAGCGCACGGCGAACCAGACGATCAACGAGATCATCCAGACGTCGTACCTGCAGGGCCCCGCGAGTCTCTTGTActacgagctgctcgacgagagcATCATTGAGCTCGAGacgaagcgcgcgctcaAGATTACGTGGATGGGCGCCTACAACAAGGAGGACTCTACCCCGCATCCCTTCCTCCTGCCCAAGACGGCGACAGTCCACGACGTGGCCGACCAGCTCGcgaagctcgtcgagctccgtCCGGACGGCACGCAAAAGATCCGCATCTTTgagtcggcggcgctcggcaagcagcAGCGTGAGCTGTCCCCGACTGACACGGTGAACGCCATCCcggacggcgtcgagctctTTGCCGAAGAGGTCTGGCCCGAGGAGCTGGCTACGGGCGAGGACGACAAGCTGGTGCCCGTGTGTCACTTTACCAAGGACATTATGCGCACCCACGGCGTCCCCTTCAAGTTTGTGCTGAAGAAGGGCGAGCGCTTTGCAGACACGGCCAAGCGCCTGCAGGAGCGCATGCAGGTCCCGGAGAAGGACTTTGCCAAGTACCGCTTCGCCCTCGTCCAGCTCTCCCAGTACAAGCAGCCGATGTacctcgaggacgacgacgtgctgtTCGACCACAAGTTCCTGCCGGACGACGTGGTGGGCGTCGACCACATCGACAAGAGCGGCCGCGCCAACCGGTACGGCCAGACCGCCGCACAGGACCGCGGCATCCGGATTCGTAACTAG
- a CDS encoding uncharacterized protein (TransMembrane:1 (o47-66i); EggNog:ENOG503NWBR; COG:S): MEALLERFTEPLKTAIDPLRNLVRPEEVPMWQGQIGSFNVAFYPSQFYIQGVLVALAVVYGLFALVGRWRNQRAAQPFEEVFGRALQGEFAQVGASADAPELVWNGAADAMFFASGRRGVEYMHATLKLQPRHDVLMHIGSFLYDALALPATPFSVSDHVTLTFRLPHNERTPTGTFAVIDKHDLQRVRAGRFDLSFAKVADGENASSARALDERFAIAAETGNVTDKWLGESGQRGDEQRKRLGLVDALNGPGGRFVVSLVCSDQPSERPQNGAVPLQERIALTLRLPRSKAEAEAQLPVLTAVFDVIDALHLTATGRENLMALRPETQAALKRTRTEVNALLDKEVAQLSEEDEKEAREEARRKAQQEKFDKLSPAEQAKRKQVEKKRAQRKAQTAALRSRQ, encoded by the coding sequence ATGGAGGCCCTTCTGGAGCGATTCACGGAGCCGCTCAAGACGGCGATCGACCCTCTGCGCAACCTCGTGCGCCCAGAAGAGGTGCCGATGTGGCAGGGGCAGATCGGAAGCTTTAACGTGGCTTTCTACCCGAGCCAGTTTTACATCCAGGGCGTgctcgtggcgctcgccgtggtCTACGGCCTgttcgcgctcgtcggccgctgGCGCaaccagcgcgccgcgcagccgtTCGAGGAGGTGTttggccgcgcgctccaggGCGAGTTTGCGCAggtcggcgcgagcgccgacgcgcccgagctcgtgTGGAACGGCGCGGCAGACGCCATGTTCTTTGCGTCgggtcgccgcggcgtcgagtacatgcacgcgacgctcaaGCTGCAGCCCCGCCACGACGTGCTGATGCACATTGGCAGCTTTTtgtacgacgcgctcgcgctccccgcgacgccgttCAGCGTGTCGGACCACGTCACGCTGACGTTCCGCCTGCCGCACAACGAGAGGACGCCGACCGGCACGTTTGCCGTGATCGATAAGCACGACCTGCAGCGTGTGCGTGCGGGCCGCTTCGACCTGAGCTTTGCcaaggtcgccgacggcgagaacgcgtcgagcgcgcgcgcgctcgacgagcgctttgcgatcgccgccgagacCGGCAACGTGACCGACAAGTggctcggcgagagcggccagcgcggcgacgagcagcgcaagcgcctcggcctcgtcgacgcgctcaacGGTCCCGGCGGCCGCTTTGTCGTGAGCCTTGTGTGCTCCGACcagccgagcgagcgcccCCAAAacggcgccgtgccgctgcaggagcgcattgcgctgacgctgcgcctgccccgcagcaaggccgaggccgaggcacaGCTGCCGGTGCTCACTGCGGTGTTTGACGTGATCGACGCATTGCACCTCACGGCGACCGGCCGCGAGAACCTGATGGCCCTGCGCCCCGagacgcaggcggcgctcaagcgcacgcgcaccgaggtcaacgcgctgctcgacaaggAGGTCGCACAGCTCagcgaggaggacgagaaggaggcgcgcgaagaggcgcggcgcaaggcgcagcaggaAAAGTTTGACAAGCTCAGccctgccgagcaggcgaaGCGCAAGCAGGTCGAAAAgaagcgtgcgcagcgcaaggcgcagacggccgcgctgcgcagccgccAGTAG
- a CDS encoding uncharacterized protein (COG:U; COG:Y; EggNog:ENOG503NTX6), with amino-acid sequence MSALGYRAAREPLLLLQDSVFRVRQFVQTLSPSASDALRADPYTTPVAAGVDRETEYVYCAAPARCFVWRSNSPNPTCYEFRAGGDDGRLPHVVILPRPLNESAEPAVLLASPSGQVRFWDVVSDAFTTADADIVTAQLPLEPGEVLTAAARIDPSQAVFGTSHARLFRVHAYVHRGEHHLAHALYSEARGLLRRWFAAAPAGHTEAITSLAVGPCQDDALHVLLYALSARTVQVWRVPLAGSGAAANHAKLLVADDQLHKTIASRAMYARGARYSAAASAHLSLLASAPLGEGRAVVLYADRSGEQTVAYGLALVSVPTDGALTVHQVVPLEYAAPADPRPGAAPRLDVSPSAPHVACISFDDALVTQLLSDTAGTVEETLYLKPGANRVLGACLVPVHDRAHTIRWVAQTSTSGVLLVDMDISQAEQLALDQQPSSPQMHASRIARLQERLEKVVWFGEDASNPLQLDALPATLDTGLLQAAAENLSSDLVQGTLACMPPSVDLRTALGQRVACAKRLVGLIGQNGYLMQLSKTSRFQLRCDAELLAGASDLWRFYDDSVQSGATAHVLPAAIHAALGQSDAHDAERHFFERDITRTPRLLEALLARVAHAEAPAVVETTRLVLALRFGAARFRAEHGEAYALEAAPPVPYEPWFAHASSIELLETLFRATLPLLQRPERSAKPTIKHAELRTQLCALAEFAMDTYDARIAFLDAAARDDTSDGAAPALDATRDAYDHARPALLHPLMEIGRADKAFSLAEQHHDYKTLTELCFAEVREGSGKRAKHAHPALHEPAEVRVEEYLDRYGMPFADELYQYYIQHGAYRKLFEPQPEHATLVVQFLDAHPQYSRMAWIQDVLLSRFDRASDVLQRCAKDEREDIRAKHAMLSLGKLAQLATLPDLDAQLADASEQATLEAWDDALDLVHVQKRLQHKWLDAALLPNAQPEVVAERVAQTVAPQLAERPAVRAVFVMLATLLLSGQVASGEDMMDMLALQDASYAVPADAALSDFAIAAQVYVRIDASRERKEAALALLWRRLYLQDDWYALSATAQKTDEGVLSEVRSTVAFATVQAVLANESTAPVLLSPEQACAIPPPSVAMLAERFSGLPAAQLEQLHAALQDEHAALTACVHETKLGAFFAQVLAQPVPDDAMAEDRAELADEVDEDAFDTYRGQSVPGGAVFDEPVDEEALV; translated from the exons ATGTCGGCGCTGGGCtaccgagcggcgcgcgagccacTGCTCCTGCTGCAGGACTCGGTGTTCCGTGTGCGGCAGTTTGTGCAGACGCTCTCGCCCAGCGCAtccgatgcgctgcgcgccgacccCTATACGACGccggtcgccgccggcgtcgaccgcgagaCGGAGTACGTGTACTGTGCGGCACCCGCGCGCTGCTTTGTGTGGCGCAGCAACAGCCCGAATCCCACCTGCTACGAGTtccgcgcaggcggcgacgacggccgGCTGCCGCACGTCGTGATCCTGCCGCGGCCGCTTAATgagagcgccgagccggcTGTTTTGCTCGCCAGCCCTAGCGGCCAGGTGCGCTTCTGGGACGTGGTCTCGGACGCGTTCACGACGGCCGACGCAGATATAGTCAcggcgcagctgccgctcgagccCGGCGAGGTACTtacggccgccgcccgcaTCGAT CCGAGCCAAGCCGTGTTTGGAACGAGCCACGCACGCCTCTTTCGCGTGCACGCGTACGtgcaccgcggcgagcaccaCCTCGCCCATGCGCTCTACTcagaggcgcgcggcctaCTGCGCCGCTGgttcgccgccgcgcccgccggcCACACCGAGGCGATTACGAGCCTCGCGGTCGGGCCGTGCcaggacgacgcgctgcacgtccTCCTCTATGCCctcagcgcacgcaccgtgCAGGTGTGGCGCGTGCCACTCGCGggctccggcgccgcggcgaacCACGCTAagctgctcgtcgccgacgaccagcTGCACAAGACGATTGCCAGCCGCGCGATGTATGCGCGGGGCGCCCGGtacagcgcggcggcgagcgcgcaccTGTCGCTGCTTGcctctgcgccgctcggcgagggaCGCGCAGTGGTTCTGTATGCAGaccgcagcggcgagcagACGGTCGCCTACGGCCTCGCACTGGTCTCGGTTCcgaccgacggcgcacTTACCGTGCACCAggtcgtgccgctcgagtacgcggcgccggcggacccccgccccggcgccgcgccgcgcctcgatgtgtcgccgagcgcgccgcacgtcgcgtGCATCTCGTttgacgacgcgctcgtcacGCAGCTCCTTTCCGACACGGCCGGCACCGTGGAGGAGACGCTGTACCTCAAGCCCGGCGCGAACCGCGTGCTGGGCGCGTGCCTCGTCCCGGTGCACGACCGCGCGCACACCATCCGCTGGGTTGCAcagacgtcgacgagcggcgtgctgctcgtcgacatGGACATCAgccaggccgagcagcttgcgctcgaccagcagccgtcgtcgccgcagatgcacgcgtcgcgcatcgcgcgcctgcaAGAGCGCCTCGAAAAGGTGGTGTGGTtcggcgaggacgcgtCGAAtccgctgcagctcgacgcgctcccggcgacgctcgatACCGGCCTCCTCCaagcggccgccgagaaTTTGAGCAGCGACTTGGTGCAAGGCACGCTTGCGTGCATGCCGCCGTccgtcgacctgcgcacggcgctcggccagcgcgtcgcgtgtGCCAAGCGCCTGGTTGGGCTCATTGGTCAGAACGGCTATTTGATGCAGCTCTCGAAAACCTCGCGCTTCCAGCTGCGCTGCGATGCGGAACTTTTGGCGGGCGCAAGCGATCTGTGGCGCTTCTACGACGATAGTGTGCAGAGCGGCGCCAccgcgcacgtcctccCCGCCGCAAtccacgcggcgctggggcAGTCGGACGCCcacgacgcggagcgccaCTTTTTCGAGCGCGATATCACCCGCACGCcccgcctgctcgaggcgctgcttgcgcgcgtcgcgcacgccgaggcgccggcggtcgtcgagaccacgcgcctcgtcctggcgctgcgctttggcgcggcgcgcttccgcgccgagcacggcgaggcgtacgcgctcgaggccgcgccgccggtgcccTACGAGCCGTGGttcgcgcacgcgtcgagcatcgagctgctcgagacgctctttcgcgcgacgctcccgCTGCTCCAGCGTCCGGAGCGCAGTGCAAAGCCCACGATCAAGCACGctgagctgcgcacgcagctctgtgcgctcgccgagtttGCGATGGACACGTACGACGCACGCATCGCtttcctcgacgcggccgcgcgcgacgacacgagcgacggcgcggcgcctgcgctcgatgcgacgcgcgacgcgtacgaccacgcgcggcctgcgctcCTGCACCCCCTCATGGAGATCGGGCGGGCGGACAAGGCGTTTTCGCTTGCGGAGCAGCACCACGACTACAAGACGCTCACCGAGCTGTGCTttgccgaggtgcgcgagggAAGCGGCAAGCGGGCAAAGCACGCGCAccccgcgctgcacgagcctgccgaggtgcgtgtCGAAGAGTACCTCGACCGCTACGGCATGCCgttcgccgacgagctgtaCCAGTACTATATCCAGCACGGCGCATACCGCAAGCTGTTTGAGCCGCAGCCCGAGCACGCGACACTGGTCGTCCAgttcctcgacgcgcatcCCCAGTACAGCCGCATGGCCTGGATCCAGGACGTGCTGCTGAGCCGCTTTGACCGCGCGAGTGACGTGCTCCAGCGGTGTGCCAAAGACGAGAGGGAGGATATCCGCGCAAAGCACGCGATGCTCAgcctcggcaagctcgcgcagctcgcgacgctccccGACCTCGACGCACAGCTCGCGGACGCCTCCGagcaggcgacgctcgaggcgtgggacgatgcgctggacCTCGTGCACGTCCAAAagcgcctgcagcacaagtggctcgacgcggcgctcctgcccaacgcgcagcccgaggtggtggcggagcgcgtggcgcagaccgtcgcgccgcagctcgccgagcgccccgcggtgcgtgcggtgTTTGTCATGCTGGCCACGCTCCTGCTCTCTGGCCAGGTGGCATCCGGCGAGGACATGATGGACatgcttgcgctgcaggacgCGTCGTACGCGGTGCCTGCGGACGCTGCGCTGAGCGACTTTGCAATCGCCGCGCAGGTCTATGTCCGTatcgacgcgtcgcgtgagcgcaaagaggccgcgctcgcgctgctctgGCGCCGCCTGTACCTCCAGGACGACTGGTACGCGCTGAGCGCGACCGCGCAAAAGACCGACGAAGGCGTGCtgagcgaggtgcgcagcacggtCGCCTTTGCGACGGTCCAGGCGGTGCTTGCGAACGagagcaccgcgccggtCCTCCTGAGCCCCGAGCAGGCGTGTGCGATCCCCCcgccgtcggtcgcgatgcttgccgagcgcttcAGCGGCCTccccgccgcgcagctcgagcagctgcacgccgcgctgcaggacgagcacgcggcgctcactGCGTGCGTGCACGAGACCAAGCTCGGCGCCTTTTTTGCGCaggtcctcgcgcagcccgTGCCTGACGACGCGATGGCCGaggaccgcgccgagctcgccgacgaggtcgacgaggacgcgtTTGATACCTACCGAGGCCAGAGCGtccccggcggcgccgtctttgacgagccggtcgacgaggaggcgctcgtATAG